One Candidatus Peregrinibacteria bacterium DNA segment encodes these proteins:
- the ruvX gene encoding Holliday junction resolvase RuvX: MLLPIQGKILALDLGTRRTGVAISDVKQTVAFARPEIEHKNTKELLEQIQRLATSEPLTGLLLGRPTKLDGEATEQTRLVEEAAEALQTLGLPMEFMDERLSTQFAQNLHGFQTKESHHDSRAAQILLETHLSSLSSLGQ, from the coding sequence GTGCTTCTTCCGATTCAAGGAAAAATCCTTGCCCTCGACCTTGGAACTCGCCGCACCGGCGTGGCCATTAGCGACGTCAAACAAACGGTGGCTTTTGCAAGGCCTGAAATCGAGCATAAAAACACTAAGGAACTTTTAGAACAAATTCAAAGACTGGCCACTTCCGAGCCCCTCACTGGCCTCTTACTCGGTCGCCCCACTAAATTGGACGGAGAAGCAACCGAACAAACTCGCCTTGTTGAAGAAGCTGCTGAAGCACTTCAAACTCTCGGCCTACCTATGGAATTCATGGATGAGCGTCTCAGCACCCAGTTCGCTCAAAACCTACATGGGTTTCAAACCAAGGAAAGCCACCATGACAGCCGCGCGGCACAAATCTTACTCGAAACCCATCTCTCTTCTTTAAGTTCATTGGGCCAGTAA
- a CDS encoding phosphoglycerate kinase — protein sequence MQLRTLAQTSVDEKTILLRADFNVPLKNGEVQDKTRLVESLPTIQFLLEKGAKVVLCSHLGRPKGQVMEELRLDAVGFELSKLLGKPVLKLNDCIGPEVLTAISAVPFGTVLLLENLRFHPEEEANDAAFAAALAEGKDLYVSDAFGTVHRAHASTVGVTKYLPSYAGFLVQKEVDVLSGILEHPKKPVALVVGGAKIDTKIGILEKFLDIADVFVIGGALANTFLLAQGYSIGTSLCEVEKVEVAKRFLATAAGKTVLLPTDVVVAADITPGLPTQEVAVNAVPAGQKILDLGTQTRAAFADALASVATVLWNGPMGLYEVESFAAGTRELAEALAELPAVKVIGGGDTIDALTHFGVPIEKFTHISTGGGAMLEFLEGKMLPGVEALLAQ from the coding sequence ATGCAGCTTCGTACCCTTGCCCAAACTTCGGTGGATGAAAAGACGATTTTACTTCGCGCAGATTTCAATGTTCCCCTTAAAAATGGAGAGGTTCAGGACAAGACTCGCTTGGTGGAAAGCCTGCCCACGATTCAATTCCTCCTTGAAAAAGGCGCCAAAGTGGTGCTGTGTTCTCATTTGGGCCGCCCCAAGGGGCAAGTGATGGAGGAACTTCGTTTGGATGCGGTGGGTTTTGAACTTTCTAAATTGCTTGGTAAGCCCGTTTTGAAATTGAACGATTGCATTGGTCCTGAGGTTTTGACTGCCATTTCGGCAGTCCCTTTTGGCACGGTTTTGCTCTTGGAAAATTTGAGGTTCCATCCCGAAGAAGAGGCGAACGATGCAGCTTTTGCGGCCGCGCTCGCAGAAGGAAAAGACCTTTATGTGAGTGATGCGTTTGGCACCGTGCATCGGGCCCATGCCAGTACCGTGGGGGTCACCAAATATCTCCCTTCGTACGCGGGCTTTTTGGTCCAAAAAGAAGTGGATGTTTTGAGTGGCATTTTGGAGCACCCTAAAAAACCGGTGGCTTTGGTGGTTGGAGGTGCAAAGATCGACACTAAAATTGGGATTTTGGAAAAGTTTTTGGACATTGCCGATGTTTTTGTGATTGGAGGAGCTTTGGCGAATACTTTTTTATTGGCGCAGGGCTACTCCATTGGGACTTCTTTGTGTGAAGTGGAAAAAGTGGAAGTCGCTAAACGCTTTTTGGCAACTGCGGCAGGCAAAACAGTGCTGCTGCCTACGGATGTGGTGGTGGCTGCGGACATCACTCCGGGACTTCCCACTCAAGAAGTGGCTGTGAATGCCGTACCTGCGGGGCAAAAGATTTTGGATTTGGGCACTCAAACCCGAGCTGCGTTTGCGGATGCACTTGCGAGCGTAGCCACTGTTTTGTGGAATGGTCCCATGGGGCTTTACGAGGTGGAGTCTTTTGCGGCGGGAACTCGCGAATTGGCGGAGGCTCTGGCTGAACTCCCAGCTGTGAAAGTGATTGGCGGCGGAGACACCATCGATGCCCTCACCCACTTTGGAGTGCCTATCGAAAAATTCACCCATATTTCTACCGGCGGAGGAGCCATGCTGGAATTTTTGGAAGGAAAAATGCTGCCCGGAGTGGAGGCTTTACTGGCCCAATGA
- the rplI gene encoding 50S ribosomal protein L9: MKVILTSHIKGVGQKGEIKDVSDGYFQNFLAPRKLAVMATAGKVNLVTAQKAKAVEKLENMKESALAVKAKVQGKTVELKGKSSEGEELYAALHAKELRLALKTQLGVDIPEKQIEMESIKSTGSYTLTLKLYKDVQVQIQVQVHAA; this comes from the coding sequence ATGAAAGTCATTCTGACCAGTCACATCAAAGGAGTAGGCCAAAAAGGCGAAATCAAAGACGTCTCAGACGGTTACTTTCAAAATTTCTTGGCTCCTCGCAAACTTGCGGTCATGGCCACTGCTGGGAAAGTGAATTTGGTCACGGCACAAAAAGCCAAAGCCGTAGAAAAATTGGAAAACATGAAAGAAAGCGCCTTGGCCGTGAAAGCAAAAGTACAGGGCAAAACAGTAGAACTGAAGGGAAAGAGCAGTGAAGGTGAAGAACTGTACGCCGCCCTCCATGCAAAAGAACTGCGCCTAGCCCTAAAAACCCAACTGGGAGTGGACATTCCTGAAAAGCAAATTGAAATGGAATCCATCAAAAGCACCGGTTCTTACACGCTCACTTTGAAGCTCTACAAAGACGTTCAAGTACAAATTCAAGTGCAGGTCCACGCCGCTTAA